One window of Candidatus Nitrospira kreftii genomic DNA carries:
- a CDS encoding hypothetical protein (conserved protein of unknown function): protein MRRLLIKTEAWYQGRGFRRLNRVFIVSLFLTLSATLGYTTVLTPMKAGADSSVTSEEGLVLGRIHVTGSEGEQLVSPDKPFHARFHIQWRVREQMLGKDFLVDGLPSDGPFVLKLPTGSYQLTALSFDTALGIWQTLLPTSFMVSPRECTYLGTWELRTSAGLFDGSIFRQVFDQSSLARRDLKTFLNDGFGPPLVTQLSPAMESPLILTFRTQGTELTSPP, encoded by the coding sequence ATGCGAAGGCTGCTAATCAAGACTGAAGCGTGGTACCAGGGCCGGGGATTCCGTAGATTAAACCGCGTTTTCATTGTGTCGCTCTTTTTAACACTAAGCGCCACACTTGGCTATACAACGGTGCTGACACCGATGAAGGCAGGGGCTGATAGCTCCGTCACGTCTGAGGAGGGTCTGGTCCTCGGCCGGATTCACGTTACAGGCAGCGAGGGTGAACAGCTTGTGTCTCCAGACAAACCTTTTCATGCCCGATTCCATATTCAATGGCGGGTAAGGGAGCAAATGTTGGGAAAGGACTTCCTGGTTGACGGCCTTCCGAGCGATGGGCCATTCGTGTTGAAATTGCCGACCGGTTCTTACCAGCTGACCGCGTTGAGTTTCGATACTGCCTTGGGTATTTGGCAAACCTTACTGCCAACCAGTTTTATGGTGAGTCCACGGGAGTGCACCTATCTGGGCACCTGGGAACTTCGTACGAGTGCCGGCCTCTTTGACGGTTCCATCTTTCGGCAGGTCTTTGATCAGTCCAGTCTAGCGCGGAGAGATCTTAAGACTTTCCTCAATGATGGGTTCGGGCCACCGCTGGTTACCCAGTTAAGCCCGGCAATGGAGAGCCCGTTAATACTGACCTTCAGAACGCAGGGAACGGAACTGACCTCACCCCCATGA
- a CDS encoding hypothetical protein (conserved protein of unknown function) produces MVSLMIVYRSSMTGDLEEVLRESGISAYTLIDNATGKGETGNVVGSFFYPGKNSVIFAVMPDDQVDRTIATLRSFHAERLKQSQGRPIPFKLFSFPCRELI; encoded by the coding sequence ATGGTCTCCCTAATGATCGTGTATCGCTCATCAATGACCGGCGATCTGGAAGAAGTCCTGCGTGAAAGTGGCATCAGTGCATATACGCTTATTGACAACGCCACAGGCAAAGGAGAAACAGGAAACGTGGTTGGATCGTTCTTCTACCCCGGGAAGAATTCCGTCATCTTCGCGGTGATGCCAGACGATCAAGTTGACCGGACCATCGCTACTTTAAGATCCTTCCATGCCGAGCGATTAAAGCAGTCTCAAGGGCGGCCTATTCCCTTCAAGTTGTTTTCCTTTCCATGTCGAGAGCTGATTTGA
- a CDS encoding hypothetical protein (conserved protein of unknown function) yields the protein MRKDHDHLQIKGLIMEDSEGKEFVMVCDSPSNPMGKVFSLSGWQRRRLVPLRHTEREHQQIVTAALLALNHLLENIPRFI from the coding sequence ATGAGAAAAGACCACGATCATCTTCAGATAAAAGGCCTCATTATGGAAGATAGTGAGGGAAAGGAATTCGTGATGGTGTGTGATTCGCCGTCGAACCCGATGGGAAAGGTCTTTTCACTGAGCGGTTGGCAACGGCGCCGACTGGTTCCACTGCGTCATACAGAGCGAGAACACCAACAAATCGTAACAGCAGCACTGCTCGCATTGAATCATCTGCTTGAAAACATCCCGAGATTCATCTGA
- a CDS encoding hypothetical protein (conserved protein of unknown function), which produces MKWTTSLTVVFIMVATCIPGKGYTADAVGLSPETVADYVHAVVQSHRAFYTVHVAQLLEEQGIASAGSEWSTQKKTIPLPVQVVNETNQMFSTKFSGLRYQLISLWPINRKNSPRDPIDKSSLETLGERPERPVARTVKIDDQVYFRAIYPDLAVSPSCVACHNSHPNSPKKDFQVGDIMGGLVIEFPLGTQ; this is translated from the coding sequence ATGAAATGGACTACTAGCCTAACCGTTGTTTTCATCATGGTGGCGACTTGTATCCCGGGAAAGGGGTACACAGCAGACGCAGTAGGCCTTTCTCCGGAAACTGTCGCAGACTATGTCCATGCCGTGGTGCAAAGCCACCGTGCTTTCTATACGGTTCATGTCGCCCAACTTCTAGAAGAACAGGGGATTGCGAGCGCGGGCAGTGAATGGAGTACTCAGAAAAAGACCATTCCGCTACCGGTTCAGGTCGTGAACGAAACGAACCAAATGTTTTCTACGAAATTCAGCGGGCTTCGTTACCAGCTGATTAGTCTGTGGCCTATTAATCGGAAAAATAGCCCACGAGACCCAATAGATAAGAGCAGTCTGGAGACTCTGGGGGAGAGACCGGAACGTCCAGTCGCTCGAACGGTTAAGATTGATGATCAAGTATACTTTCGTGCGATCTATCCTGATTTGGCTGTCAGCCCATCCTGTGTGGCCTGTCATAATAGCCATCCGAACAGCCCAAAGAAGGATTTTCAGGTCGGTGACATTATGGGAGGTTTGGTTATCGAATTCCCTTTGGGCACTCAATGA
- a CDS encoding Outer membrane component of tripartite multidrug resistance system, with protein MKTKLYRHRFVNEPTEVHVRSTWLGRSALSLIILNLAACGWFPAVNLAPKYEPPKYIVPETWHGSSPFVEAQPADGELRPDWWKQYNDPELDRLVEQSMAANPELQAAAERFVQARDIMMATRSEYFPRIGLNFRGLHARQSEERLFRAPDSPLQGSTMDLGGFASWEPDFWYRLRGAAQVERFRAEERAADWGLARLSLQAEVAANYFTLRGFDAQTAIYKQSIDLYRDTLSVVKTQFAGKIASALDVARVESLLYGTESRLAQIEGQRQVAEQAIAVLLNVAPDSFSIPPVDELRVAKFEIPRTLPSTLLERRPDIAMAERRMAQANQTIGIARSAFFPNVSFHLDGGFEDGINLIKLANSFWAYGSAVSLPVFQGGYRRAQLQQAWSAYRETEDLYRSTVLKAFREVSNNLTLTNRLTVSAERQDAAVGANFKTQNLTMQLYRGGLANSLEVIYAQLATLESRIRTAEIKTELLRSSVELVRAFGGGWNRSLLPSDEEIQPFGTLEYSDLDKPKPAGGIDVNAGESSKRYNDLTKPHAP; from the coding sequence ATGAAGACTAAACTCTATCGCCATAGGTTTGTAAACGAACCGACAGAGGTCCACGTTCGATCAACTTGGTTAGGGCGCAGCGCCCTCTCGTTGATAATTCTCAACCTGGCTGCTTGTGGTTGGTTCCCTGCGGTAAATCTTGCCCCAAAGTACGAGCCTCCGAAATATATCGTTCCTGAAACTTGGCATGGGTCAAGTCCCTTTGTCGAGGCGCAACCGGCCGATGGAGAACTCCGCCCGGATTGGTGGAAGCAGTATAACGATCCAGAGCTGGATAGACTCGTCGAACAATCCATGGCCGCGAATCCTGAGTTGCAAGCGGCTGCCGAACGGTTTGTCCAAGCACGCGATATCATGATGGCGACACGGTCGGAGTACTTCCCTCGTATCGGGTTGAATTTTCGAGGGCTTCACGCCAGACAATCGGAAGAGCGGCTTTTTCGTGCCCCCGATAGTCCGCTTCAAGGAAGCACCATGGACCTCGGAGGGTTCGCATCGTGGGAACCTGATTTCTGGTACAGACTCCGTGGAGCGGCACAAGTAGAGCGCTTTCGAGCTGAGGAACGTGCCGCGGACTGGGGATTAGCCCGCCTCAGTCTGCAGGCGGAAGTTGCGGCAAATTATTTTACACTGCGTGGCTTTGATGCACAGACGGCGATCTATAAACAATCGATCGATCTCTACAGGGACACGCTCAGTGTGGTGAAGACGCAGTTTGCCGGGAAGATTGCTTCGGCCCTTGACGTGGCTCGCGTTGAATCATTGCTCTACGGCACAGAATCCAGATTGGCGCAAATAGAAGGGCAACGCCAGGTCGCAGAACAGGCGATCGCCGTACTCCTGAATGTGGCACCGGATAGTTTCAGTATTCCGCCGGTCGATGAACTCCGAGTGGCAAAATTCGAAATTCCCCGAACGCTTCCGTCGACCCTGCTCGAGCGGCGTCCGGACATCGCTATGGCAGAACGACGCATGGCACAGGCGAACCAAACCATCGGGATTGCTCGGTCCGCATTTTTCCCCAACGTTTCCTTCCACTTAGACGGGGGATTTGAAGATGGCATCAATCTGATCAAGCTAGCGAACAGTTTTTGGGCCTACGGCTCAGCCGTTTCCCTACCTGTCTTTCAAGGAGGGTATCGTCGAGCTCAATTACAGCAAGCCTGGTCGGCCTATCGGGAGACAGAGGATCTCTACCGGTCCACCGTACTCAAAGCCTTTCGGGAGGTCTCGAACAACTTGACATTAACGAACCGACTGACGGTCTCCGCCGAACGGCAGGACGCTGCGGTCGGAGCGAATTTCAAAACACAAAATCTTACAATGCAACTCTATCGAGGAGGGCTGGCCAACAGTCTGGAGGTGATTTATGCGCAACTCGCCACCCTCGAATCACGTATCAGAACAGCAGAAATCAAGACGGAATTGTTGAGGTCATCCGTCGAGCTGGTTCGCGCGTTTGGCGGTGGATGGAATCGGAGTCTTCTACCGTCCGATGAGGAGATTCAGCCTTTCGGTACTTTGGAATATTCTGATCTCGATAAACCGAAACCGGCGGGGGGAATCGACGTCAATGCCGGCGAATCATCAAAGCGTTACAATGATTTGACTAAACCGCATGCTCCATGA
- a CDS encoding Efflux transporter periplasmic adaptor subunit: protein MKSLGGKIILILLVIVSLAVLWYRINEGQHEAAALQKEAGVRAITPVALTSIRLSEPTDTVTLPGTIEGWYEAPIYARVEGYVKAWYKDYGALVKKGDVLAELTTPDLDAEYKQGLADLESERAKNALAQLTAERYVAMREHQALSEQAISVQLAEAKSAAAKVAAAEQKVKNIEAFIGFKKITSPFDGVVIQRNINVGDLVSKEGSINTPNAKNNLFTVAEVDKLRLFVNVPSRFGPFLNPGLKANVTVPQIPNRHFVFDFLTVAKGFDVNTRTAVTVFTIDNQDRKLWPGSYATVRLTAPVDSAVMTIPTSALVFQEHGTQVAVVTEDSRVHFKPIEVTKILDNVIELTSGISENDRIINNPSAALLEGDQVRVVTPAAGYDIVSPQANMQEPAVSKH from the coding sequence ATGAAAAGCCTGGGTGGGAAAATCATTCTGATTCTCCTCGTCATCGTGTCACTTGCGGTTCTCTGGTATCGGATCAACGAGGGGCAGCACGAAGCAGCCGCCCTTCAGAAGGAAGCGGGGGTCAGAGCCATCACGCCGGTGGCTCTGACGTCCATCAGGCTGTCAGAGCCCACCGACACCGTTACGCTACCCGGCACGATAGAGGGGTGGTACGAGGCACCTATCTATGCGCGTGTCGAAGGTTATGTGAAGGCTTGGTACAAGGACTATGGTGCTCTGGTGAAAAAAGGCGATGTCCTAGCCGAACTCACGACGCCGGATCTCGACGCGGAGTATAAACAGGGACTTGCAGATTTGGAATCCGAGCGAGCTAAGAACGCACTGGCGCAGTTGACCGCTGAGCGCTACGTAGCCATGCGGGAACACCAAGCGCTCTCCGAGCAAGCTATCTCTGTGCAACTCGCGGAAGCAAAGTCAGCGGCGGCAAAAGTCGCGGCGGCAGAACAAAAGGTCAAGAACATCGAGGCCTTCATCGGGTTCAAAAAGATCACGTCCCCCTTCGATGGTGTTGTCATCCAGAGAAATATCAATGTCGGTGATCTGGTATCCAAAGAGGGCAGTATCAACACCCCCAATGCCAAGAATAACTTGTTTACCGTGGCCGAAGTCGACAAGTTGCGCCTTTTTGTGAATGTACCATCACGGTTCGGGCCTTTCCTCAATCCTGGCCTGAAAGCCAATGTGACAGTCCCGCAAATCCCGAATCGCCATTTCGTATTTGACTTCTTGACTGTGGCGAAAGGATTCGACGTGAACACTCGTACAGCAGTCACGGTCTTTACAATCGACAACCAAGACCGAAAACTCTGGCCAGGTTCCTACGCCACCGTTCGGCTGACGGCTCCCGTGGATTCGGCCGTGATGACGATTCCCACGAGTGCCTTGGTGTTTCAAGAGCACGGGACTCAGGTGGCTGTGGTGACAGAGGACAGCCGGGTTCACTTTAAGCCGATTGAGGTTACCAAAATCCTCGACAACGTCATCGAACTAACCTCGGGCATCTCTGAGAACGATCGAATCATAAACAATCCAAGTGCCGCGTTGCTTGAAGGGGATCAGGTGCGAGTCGTGACGCCAGCAGCCGGATATGACATCGTCAGTCCACAAGCAAACATGCAGGAACCGGCCGTGTCCAAACACTGA
- a CDS encoding RND transporter, translated as MNKLVQIALKKPYTFVVLAILIVVFGVMTIVEAPTDVFPNIQMPVSSVVWLYDGLMPQETEGRVTRVFEQMLTQTVEGIKTIVSTSYFGHSIINIFLQDGVDLAGSEADIVGISQTSVKALPPDVAAPMVMRLFPSQVPVAVLQVESDVQTPAELYNLCVMRIRPMLVTIPGAILPHPYGGQDMQVMINVDQDKLRARNLTTEDVHQAIERQNLVLPGGDMKIKETDWLVLTNASPLKIEEFDEIPIKRDGNSFIHLSDVATVRLAGRVQTNSVLVDGKQAVIVVVMKSSEASTIEIVDGIRKMLPRIKEVVPADVKVSMLNDSSEFVREAIADVVHEMVIAAALVGFIVLLMLGSWRPTVIVLTSIPLSILCSLIGLHLLEESINIMTLGGLALAVGILVDNAAVMIENIDTHLAMGKPLEEAIIDAANQIILPTFVATLAITIVWVPLFHLSGIAGWVFPAMAEAVVFAMLASFILTYTLVPTMAKYVLKVHDAHASGGGPFTRFQREFQNAFDRFRDRYAAQLEQVIAHRVGFVTICLAFSLASFVLFFFEGQEFFPQIKGGLLQMHMRAPLGLRIEAAGRIAARVSDDIREFLPSGNVDAIVSNCGLPVGAHNLAFIPTPTIGTQDCDLTITLKDHASPVWEYRNILRERLAERYPGTEFTFQPADLTDKILNFGSLAPIDLQINGPDLYANFAYAQKLAGKFRQIPGAADVYIYQTMFQPTILVEGDRRFALGLNLNQKDFGFNMLLATAGSQQIDQKYWLDRSTQQSYRLNVYTPQSQLTSIKDLQTIPVAAENREHEEGGGSGVQMLGNMTNLSLIGTPGVVTHRNLLPMIDVLVSAEGRDLGGVLSDVQKIAESMKDELPRGAEVEIHGQSEVMHDAFVELGGGLIIAIVLIYLLIVVNFQSWLDPFIIVTALAGAFAGIAWSLFVTHTYISVPALTGAIMTMGTATANSILLVSYARERLAVHGDAVRAAVEAGKARIRPVLMTAAAMIIGMLPMAMANSQNAPLGRAVMGGLTLATLFTLFFVPCIYAIIYHRRAVLQKEFA; from the coding sequence ATGAACAAACTCGTTCAGATTGCCCTCAAAAAGCCCTATACGTTTGTAGTCCTCGCCATCCTTATCGTGGTGTTTGGGGTCATGACAATTGTCGAGGCACCGACGGATGTTTTCCCAAATATCCAGATGCCTGTCAGCTCTGTAGTCTGGCTCTATGACGGATTGATGCCGCAAGAGACCGAGGGACGAGTCACACGTGTCTTCGAACAGATGTTGACTCAGACCGTCGAAGGCATCAAGACGATTGTGAGCACCTCGTACTTTGGGCATTCCATTATCAATATCTTTCTTCAAGATGGAGTTGACCTGGCCGGCAGCGAGGCAGATATCGTGGGGATATCGCAAACATCTGTGAAGGCTCTACCGCCTGATGTCGCTGCGCCCATGGTCATGCGCTTGTTTCCCTCCCAAGTCCCGGTCGCCGTTTTACAAGTCGAATCCGACGTGCAAACACCTGCAGAGCTCTACAATCTCTGCGTGATGCGCATTCGACCCATGCTCGTCACGATACCCGGCGCGATCCTGCCTCACCCCTACGGCGGTCAGGACATGCAGGTCATGATCAATGTCGATCAGGATAAGCTGCGCGCTCGTAATCTGACCACAGAGGATGTGCACCAAGCAATCGAGAGGCAGAACCTCGTGCTACCTGGCGGGGATATGAAGATTAAGGAGACCGACTGGCTTGTTCTGACGAACGCTTCCCCATTAAAGATTGAAGAGTTCGATGAAATTCCGATCAAGCGAGACGGTAACTCCTTCATCCATCTGAGTGACGTCGCCACCGTTCGCCTTGCCGGCCGCGTCCAAACGAACTCCGTGCTGGTTGATGGAAAACAAGCCGTCATCGTGGTCGTGATGAAGAGCAGCGAGGCTTCGACCATCGAAATCGTGGACGGTATTAGAAAAATGCTCCCACGCATCAAGGAGGTCGTGCCTGCTGATGTGAAAGTGAGCATGCTCAACGACTCTTCGGAGTTCGTCCGGGAGGCCATCGCCGATGTGGTGCACGAAATGGTCATCGCCGCCGCACTGGTCGGCTTTATCGTCTTGTTGATGCTTGGTTCCTGGCGTCCGACGGTCATCGTTCTCACGTCGATTCCACTCTCCATCCTCTGCTCCCTCATCGGGCTCCATCTCCTGGAAGAGTCGATCAATATTATGACCCTCGGCGGATTGGCGCTGGCTGTCGGTATTCTCGTCGATAACGCCGCAGTCATGATCGAAAATATCGATACGCACCTCGCCATGGGTAAGCCGTTAGAGGAGGCGATTATCGACGCCGCCAACCAGATCATTCTCCCGACGTTCGTTGCCACCCTTGCCATCACGATCGTATGGGTTCCACTATTCCATCTCAGCGGCATTGCCGGTTGGGTGTTCCCGGCTATGGCCGAGGCGGTCGTGTTCGCGATGTTGGCTTCCTTCATCTTGACCTATACCCTCGTGCCGACCATGGCCAAGTATGTTCTGAAGGTGCATGACGCTCATGCCTCCGGCGGCGGTCCCTTCACGCGCTTTCAACGGGAATTCCAGAATGCCTTCGATCGATTCCGAGATCGCTACGCTGCCCAACTTGAACAGGTAATTGCCCATCGCGTGGGCTTCGTCACGATCTGCCTCGCGTTCTCACTGGCATCGTTCGTGTTGTTCTTCTTCGAGGGCCAAGAGTTCTTCCCTCAGATCAAAGGGGGATTGTTGCAGATGCACATGCGGGCGCCTCTTGGGCTGCGGATCGAGGCGGCAGGGCGTATTGCGGCACGCGTGTCAGACGATATCAGAGAATTCTTGCCCAGTGGTAATGTCGATGCGATCGTCAGTAACTGCGGCCTTCCGGTCGGAGCCCATAACCTTGCCTTCATTCCGACCCCAACGATCGGCACACAGGATTGCGATCTGACTATCACCTTAAAGGATCATGCGTCACCCGTGTGGGAGTATCGGAACATCCTGCGCGAACGGTTGGCGGAGCGCTATCCTGGAACGGAATTCACGTTTCAGCCTGCTGATCTCACCGATAAAATTCTAAATTTTGGCTCGCTGGCACCGATTGACCTACAGATCAATGGGCCGGACCTCTATGCCAATTTCGCCTATGCTCAAAAATTGGCTGGAAAGTTCCGGCAAATCCCTGGTGCCGCGGACGTCTACATCTATCAAACCATGTTTCAACCCACGATTTTAGTGGAAGGAGACCGGCGATTTGCACTCGGTTTGAATCTAAACCAGAAGGACTTCGGCTTCAATATGCTCCTAGCTACTGCCGGGAGCCAGCAGATTGACCAGAAATATTGGCTCGATCGTTCGACGCAACAATCTTACCGACTCAATGTCTATACGCCTCAGTCGCAGTTGACGAGTATCAAAGATCTCCAGACCATCCCGGTTGCAGCAGAAAATCGAGAGCACGAGGAAGGTGGGGGAAGTGGAGTGCAAATGCTCGGGAATATGACCAATCTTTCCTTGATCGGAACACCGGGTGTGGTGACCCACAGGAATCTTCTACCGATGATCGATGTTTTGGTATCCGCTGAAGGGCGCGATCTCGGTGGCGTGCTGTCGGACGTCCAGAAAATAGCGGAGAGTATGAAAGATGAACTGCCGCGGGGGGCGGAAGTTGAAATACATGGTCAGTCCGAGGTCATGCATGACGCCTTTGTCGAGCTAGGTGGTGGTCTCATCATCGCAATCGTGCTGATCTACCTGCTGATCGTCGTCAATTTTCAATCTTGGCTTGACCCATTCATTATCGTGACAGCTTTAGCGGGAGCCTTTGCCGGTATTGCTTGGTCACTGTTCGTGACCCATACGTATATTTCTGTTCCTGCCCTGACAGGGGCCATCATGACGATGGGGACGGCAACCGCCAATTCCATCTTGCTGGTCTCATATGCTCGTGAGCGGCTTGCCGTCCATGGTGACGCAGTGCGCGCGGCGGTCGAGGCCGGGAAAGCCCGTATTCGTCCGGTACTCATGACCGCAGCCGCGATGATTATCGGCATGCTCCCAATGGCGATGGCCAATTCTCAGAATGCGCCCTTGGGTCGAGCCGTCATGGGTGGACTGACACTTGCAACTCTGTTCACACTGTTTTTTGTTCCTTGCATTTACGCGATCATTTACCATCGACGAGCGGTTCTCCAAAAGGAGTTTGCCTAA
- a CDS encoding hypothetical protein (conserved exported protein of unknown function), protein MRTIYLLAMCLWLNACAATPLFPPEITKDIKTDISVLKAWKEQASYNSGANFISTKVQLGGRITQVIPKPGGVVILAEEQPIDRYLGYGPMNVEREGVFRFAIVFAGYPDDDMLKVGNQFAVVGEMDGSRPEASGWAPRVVLPHLLAQCLLIWKAERFETDTFPYEGMMGYYPLEKRTFCRKEDKGMNLSTANDRRFRVPRSTGGLQPVDHGARAHGLPAAVQSEDISLGKY, encoded by the coding sequence ATGCGTACCATCTACCTGCTTGCGATGTGTCTATGGTTGAACGCGTGTGCAGCCACCCCGCTGTTTCCTCCAGAGATTACGAAAGATATCAAAACCGATATCTCTGTCCTCAAGGCGTGGAAGGAGCAGGCAAGTTACAATTCCGGCGCTAATTTCATCTCCACAAAAGTGCAATTAGGAGGACGGATCACGCAAGTTATTCCGAAACCAGGGGGCGTTGTCATTCTTGCAGAGGAGCAGCCAATCGATCGATATCTTGGCTATGGGCCCATGAATGTGGAACGGGAAGGGGTATTCAGGTTCGCCATAGTTTTTGCCGGTTATCCAGACGATGATATGTTGAAGGTAGGCAATCAATTTGCGGTAGTCGGAGAGATGGATGGCTCCCGTCCAGAAGCGAGCGGTTGGGCGCCTAGAGTAGTGCTTCCTCACTTGCTTGCGCAATGTCTTCTCATTTGGAAAGCTGAGCGATTCGAGACCGATACTTTCCCTTATGAAGGGATGATGGGATACTACCCATTGGAAAAACGAACTTTCTGCCGAAAAGAGGACAAAGGGATGAACTTATCCACCGCCAATGATCGGCGATTTCGAGTCCCACGTTCAACGGGTGGATTGCAACCGGTGGATCATGGTGCAAGGGCGCATGGGCTTCCAGCGGCGGTGCAAAGCGAAGATATTTCCTTGGGCAAGTACTGA
- a CDS encoding hypothetical protein (conserved protein of unknown function), which produces MGTGKSSKRQVAATRPKQQTELEDQRLRELVADLTFSEIILMQRILEKQCQKMQLK; this is translated from the coding sequence ATGGGAACCGGTAAATCTTCTAAAAGGCAGGTTGCCGCTACGCGGCCAAAGCAGCAAACCGAACTTGAAGACCAGAGATTGCGCGAGCTCGTGGCAGATCTCACTTTCAGCGAGATCATTCTCATGCAGCGGATCCTGGAGAAACAATGTCAAAAGATGCAACTCAAATGA
- a CDS encoding hypothetical protein (conserved exported protein of unknown function) yields the protein MRVFSLLLVGAALTVLANFSYADESHPTHWGYEGDHGPLHWGSLGPEFALCDKGMAQSPVDLLRSRSLSLDDIQFSYKDAPFHVINNGHTLQELEPISETVKSRYPKHGQTMLHFDKDSAITLEGDLYLLEQFHFHAPSEHTIDHKHYPMELHLVHHNERQEAAVVAVFMKEGKHNPFFETFLNHAPKKAGEFIEDQSNVINPSDLLPKRRSYYSYFGSYTTPPCHEGVLWTVMHDPIEVSADQISRFRSLVGHDNARPIQPLHKRFVLETNYVETAAQLK from the coding sequence ATGAGGGTATTCTCACTGCTGCTTGTTGGTGCCGCCTTGACTGTACTAGCCAATTTCTCATACGCGGATGAGTCTCACCCTACTCATTGGGGCTATGAGGGTGACCATGGGCCGTTGCATTGGGGAAGTCTTGGACCGGAATTTGCCCTCTGCGATAAGGGTATGGCGCAATCTCCCGTTGATTTGCTGAGGAGTCGCTCGCTCTCGCTCGACGACATTCAGTTTTCTTATAAAGATGCGCCATTCCATGTGATCAACAACGGCCATACGTTGCAGGAACTTGAGCCAATTTCAGAAACCGTCAAATCCCGGTATCCAAAGCATGGTCAGACCATGCTCCATTTTGACAAAGACAGCGCCATCACACTTGAGGGCGACCTGTACCTCCTGGAGCAATTCCACTTCCATGCCCCAAGTGAGCACACGATTGATCACAAGCACTACCCGATGGAGCTGCACCTCGTGCACCATAATGAGCGTCAGGAGGCAGCGGTCGTGGCGGTCTTCATGAAGGAGGGCAAACATAATCCGTTCTTTGAAACCTTTCTGAACCACGCCCCCAAAAAAGCAGGTGAATTTATCGAGGACCAGAGCAATGTCATCAATCCGTCGGATCTGCTACCGAAGCGGCGCAGCTATTACAGCTACTTCGGATCGTACACCACACCGCCCTGTCACGAGGGTGTTCTATGGACCGTGATGCACGATCCTATCGAAGTGTCCGCTGATCAGATCAGCCGATTTCGTTCTCTCGTCGGCCATGATAATGCCCGCCCGATACAACCGTTGCACAAGCGCTTTGTGCTGGAAACAAATTATGTGGAGACCGCGGCCCAGCTAAAATAA
- a CDS encoding Carbonic anhydrase (Carbonate dehydratase): protein MRLLMRSALVLSAFMLPAMSLHAAESEPITWGYEGDRGPFQWGSLAPEFSLCDKGMSQSPIDLLGSRKIRLDDIQFSYKDAPFHVINNGHTLEELEPLSETVKSRYPMHGQTVLHFDKDSTIVFDGDLYLLEQFHFHAPSEHTVDQKHYPMELHLVHHNERHEAAVVAVFIEEGKHNPFFETFLAHAPPNVGEVIDDHEHFVNPTDLLPKRRSYYRYFGSYTTPPCHEGVIWAVMHDPIEVSAEQIQRFRSLLGHDNVRPTQPLHKRFVLEAH, encoded by the coding sequence ATGAGACTCTTGATGCGAAGTGCGCTGGTCCTGTCCGCGTTCATGTTGCCGGCCATGAGCCTCCACGCAGCTGAGTCGGAACCCATCACGTGGGGGTACGAAGGGGATCGTGGACCGTTTCAGTGGGGAAGTCTTGCGCCCGAGTTTTCCCTTTGTGACAAGGGCATGTCGCAATCCCCGATCGATCTGTTGGGCAGCCGCAAAATTAGGCTCGACGACATTCAGTTTTCCTACAAAGATGCCCCGTTCCATGTCATCAACAACGGCCATACGTTGGAAGAGCTCGAACCGCTTTCGGAAACGGTCAAATCTCGGTACCCGATGCATGGTCAGACCGTGCTTCATTTTGATAAAGACAGCACCATCGTGTTCGACGGCGACCTCTACCTTCTTGAGCAGTTCCATTTCCATGCTCCAAGTGAACACACCGTCGATCAGAAACATTACCCGATGGAACTCCATCTCGTCCATCACAACGAACGGCATGAAGCGGCGGTGGTGGCCGTCTTCATAGAGGAGGGGAAGCATAATCCATTCTTTGAGACGTTCTTAGCGCATGCCCCGCCCAATGTCGGGGAAGTGATCGATGATCATGAACACTTCGTTAACCCAACTGACCTCTTGCCCAAGCGCCGATCCTATTACCGCTATTTTGGATCCTATACGACCCCGCCCTGTCACGAGGGTGTCATTTGGGCGGTGATGCACGATCCCATCGAAGTGTCGGCGGAACAGATCCAACGGTTCCGCTCTCTGTTAGGTCACGACAATGTACGGCCGACGCAACCACTCCATAAGCGCTTTGTTCTGGAAGCACATTAA